A single region of the Verrucomicrobiia bacterium genome encodes:
- the accB gene encoding acetyl-CoA carboxylase biotin carboxyl carrier protein — translation MELEQIKAIVAMMKDNDLSEFSMEQDGLKIRIKRGPDEFQQTVTLPPSVPAQSAAASTPVQAAPPAPAVPATVPPAADIEHITSPMVGTFYLSPSPDAPPYVEVGQEVDPETVVCIVEAMKVMNEIKAEVKGVITGVVAENAKPVEFGQKLFAVRVK, via the coding sequence ATGGAACTGGAACAAATAAAGGCGATAGTCGCCATGATGAAGGACAATGACCTTTCCGAGTTCTCAATGGAACAGGACGGGTTGAAAATCCGCATCAAACGCGGCCCCGATGAATTTCAACAGACGGTGACCCTCCCGCCGTCCGTTCCAGCCCAGTCGGCGGCTGCTTCCACTCCGGTTCAAGCGGCCCCGCCCGCTCCCGCCGTGCCCGCAACAGTTCCACCCGCGGCCGACATCGAGCACATCACGTCGCCAATGGTTGGCACCTTTTACCTCTCCCCATCACCGGACGCGCCGCCATACGTGGAGGTCGGCCAGGAAGTTGACCCAGAGACGGTCGTCTGCATCGTTGAGGCGATGAAGGTGATGAATGAGATTAAGGCCGAAGTGAAGGGCGTCATCACTGGCGTCGTGGCCGAAAACGCCAAACCCGTCGAATTTGGTCAGAAGCTGTTCGCGGTGCGCGTCAAATAG